The Vitis vinifera cultivar Pinot Noir 40024 chromosome 1, ASM3070453v1 DNA segment GAGTTGCCCCTTGTGGAGCATCTAACCCTGGGTGCCGTATATTCCATtctgaaaatataaaaaaagttgaCTCAACCACGGTTTGCCTGCATCTAACCATGGTCGTCAACGTGTCCGATCTCTTTGAAAGaactagggttagggttagggttagggttcgATCCGATTGCGACCAATGGAGATGGAATGTGTGACTGAGTTTCCTCATACTCACATGGATCGGCGTCCTCGGAAGAGGCCTAGGTTTGCTTGGGATGCACCTCAACTTCACCCTAAGGTAAAACTCGAAACCTCTTTGGCTGCTTTTGGCTGCCCAGAATTGGAGTTCCCATATTTGGATTCGGATTTTGTGCAACCAAACGCAGCTTTGTATTATgattgtcctttttttttcattgtgaaGGATTTGATTGTTAGTGGTTAAGGTTTGTATGGATCTGAGTCTTCGTTGGCTTAATCTGGAGTTTTGGGTTTTTTATGTGCCTAGTCGTACGGGGTTCGGTTTTGTGATCTCGGATTATTTGTAGTTTCTTTTTGCCGGTGTTTATCACCTTaatgctctgtttggttgctgagaaacgtgggaaagaagaagaaaattaacattttgggattacatttttcattttcggGACCcaacataattatatattttaatcacttgaccaaaacacaattcttaATTGAGTTGAGGCTGTTGATTTTTAGAGACCAATTCTCGATAaaccttctttttccttttagtcTGGaatctcagcaaccaaatgcaGCAAAACCATTTTCTGGGTAATATACTGGAAGAAATAAATGTGGAGGagtatataattttataattgttaGTAGAGAATGAATGGATGGCTGTGTGTAGGCTCAGCCAGGAATATATTGTGGGCAAGAGGTTGGGAATGTGACAAGCCATGGAACATCGAGGGTACTCTCAGACCAGGCTAGTATATTTGTAAAGGGATTGGCTCAAAAAGGCTCTCCCCCATGGCGAGATGATGACAAAGACGGACATTTCATGTTTGCACTGGGAGAGAATTTAACCTCGCGCTGTAATTACACTTGTTCGCATTGTAGATGTTTTACATTTATCAATTATGCCCACTTTGCATGAATGCTGTATCTGATCTGTAGTTCCATCTTTGGTTACttcttcataatattttatccttctctttaaaatattttttccttgGGGGCTGAGTTTTTGCATATATGATTTATTTGAAGTTTTAATACTGTCGAGGATTCCAATTTCAAgttacaaatattaaaatgggccttttattttatttatttatttgtttttattttttgatatatatatttttatatatatattttgtaggTTTCTCAGTACAAATGTTTGAATCTTGCttggttcttgaaaacaatttttctttatagatgatgaaatcttttcaaaactgcTATTAGCTGTCTTTTACACATAACAAGCACATAATGTTACCAATACAAGAACAAACCTACCaataaaaaacacacaaaatcTTTTatgctttctttccttttttccaaTGGTTTCATTCTCTCTTCCTGTGTCTTTAGAGCATTtgaatataattgaaaatagaagttttattcatttgaaaCTTATTATTAGGTTAATAATTGATGCCTTGATTCAAATATTGGAATTAGCCTTGTATGGATTTCtctgaatttttgttttcatacttGCAGATAAGATCCACAGAAAAATTGGTGAAGGTTTGTTTATGCACCCCTTCAAGTTTCTTTAAGCGGCAGAGTTTAATTTAGCAGCATATTTCTTTAGATGTTGCATTCTTTTGCTACATATTCTTTTTGTTCTACAGGTACCTTTGGTCAGGTTTTGGAATGCTGGGATAGGGAAACAAAGGAGATGGTTGCTATAAAAGTTGTTCGAGGTATCAAAAAATATCGTGAGGCAGCAATGATAGAAGTTGAAGTGCTACAGTTGCTTggaaaatatgataaaagtGGCTCTCGGTAAGTGTAGTTTCCTTCTACTTGATCACTGTCATTTGTTGGTATCTGCTATTAGGTTGCCCTTTGGTCAGTTTGAGGTGAAATTTGGGTTGGTGGTTAAGTGAGTTTATTCTTTGCAGTTGCGGTCAAATACGGAACTGGTTTGACTATCGTAACCATATTTGTATTGTAAGTATATGACTGATTTACGATGATATGATTTCCCCAACTTCATGAATATTTTGGGGCTTAAAACTTGTTAGTGAATTTAAATGGTCTTAACAGGTATTTGAGATGCTTGGACCAAGCTTATACGATTTTCTTCGGAAAAACAATTATCGCTCATTTCCAGTTGATCTAGTCCGCGAGATTGGCAGACAACTGTTGGAATGTGTAGCATGTGTGTATTTGTTATTTGTGctgtttatttatctttttcaaACTTGATGGTAACAGTTCTAGTAGGAGATGCTTCAGCCTTTTGTCTAGCTCTGGGATTTTACTGACTATTTTTTCACAGGgcttttagttatttaaattcTCTGTTATCTTAACCAAACTATTCATTTTTCACACTGCTTttgttttatgaaataaaaataatatggagTTTGAGATggataattttgtttatttgctATCCTACAGAGTGCTAATGTTGACTTTGACCTATAAAAATTTGCAGTCATGCATGATTTGCACCTCATCCACACTGACTTGAAGCCTGAGAACATACTTTTTGTTTCTCCAGAATATGTAAAAGTATCAGACTACAAGGTATATCTACTTCTGTTCTGGTAGCTTTTCAATTTGTTTGCACTTCTGTTGTTCTTTCAATCAAGACCTTATTGTTGATATTCAGGCTTTTCCTTTTCCCTGTTCCCTTTCCATATCAGTTATTATCTGGTCATAATGTTTCTTTCTAATTGCAGGTTACCACACGGTCACCAAAAGATGGAATATGTTATAAGAAGTTGCCAAGATCAAGTGCTATTAAGGTGATTGATTTTGGTAGCACAGCTTTTGAGTGTCAAGATCACAGCTATATTGTTTCCACTAGGCACTACCGAGCGCCTGAGGTTATTCTTGGTGTGTTTATATGTTCCTTTCTGTTATCATTGACTTGCTTACATTTCAGCGGTCCTCAGTGTCATCATATTTGTTTTTCAGGGCTTGGATGGAGTTATCCATGTGACATGTGGAGCGTTGGTTGTATATTGGTGGAACTATGTTCGGTATGCTTAATCTCTCTGTAGTATTAATGATCTTTGCATCAAATGGCTGGATGGTAATACATGTCATGAAGTCCTAATGCAAAACATGTGGCTGCTTCCTGTTGCAGGGAGAAGCTTTGTTTCAGACACATGAGAACTTGGAGCACCTGGCCATGATGGAAAGGGTTTTAGGCCCCATACCTCCTCATATGTTGAAAAGAGTGGAGTACGTGCCCTCTTGATAAACCATTTGTTATCATTCAATGCTGTAAAGGTGACATTAGTTCATCtgtcattataatttttttctttctaatcaCTGATTGTTGGTTCAGCCGACATGCTGAGAAGTATGTTAGAAAGGGTAGATTGGACTGGCCTGAAGGTGCAATCTCTCGGGAAAGCATCAAAGCTGTCATGAAACTGCCTCGTCTTCCGGTGTGTACTTATGGTTTTATGGCTTTAgcattgttttgttttttcaattccATATTTGAAGGTCCTCATTGTGAAAAACGAATGGGTCTATTTTTTACTCCTgttttagtttctcaaatttGTTTGCTTCCTTGGCAGAATCTAGTTATGCAACATGTGGATCATTCTGCCGGAGATCTTATTGACCTTTTGCAAGGTCTTCTTAGGTATGACCCTTCCAACAGACTCACAGCTCAAGATGCCCTCAGGCACCCGTTCTTTACCAGGGATTACCACAGTAGGTTTTAGAGagaagattgattttttttttgctggCATTTGGATGCTTGTTTGGATTGATTTATATGATAATGGATTATTGAAGAGCAAGTGCTGGCCCAGGTTTTCTGAGTTACTATTTTTTTCCTGGTTTTGTATGAGCCTCTGTAAATCCCCCATTGTCAGAAGTGTTCTTCTTGATCAAGTTTTGTACCATAAAATTTGATGTTATAGCAGCTCTTTCCGTTTGTATGAAGTGTGTTTCTCGGCCATTGTGTTTCACAAGTTTGTGCCACTATGTTGACGCACTCTTAATTTGCATCCAGCTGTAATGATTGTTTTGCTTTTCATCTGGTAGCATGTTTCTTTCATACTGTAACTGAATCCACTTCCACCATTGCTGCCAAATATTCTCTATGCAAATCTGTTTGGTTAAATGCCCTCGACCTCAAATAAGTTTTAGTTTTGGAGACACCCCAACCCACCCCTCCCATCCCCAATTCCCCCATTGCAACGTTGGATCAAAAGTTTGATTGCCCAATTTTAGCCCCTTGGGATGGATTTTGGGCATAAATGTATCCCTGATTCATGCGCAGGCCGCTGGATCCAAGGGATCAGGGTGTACATTTTCAATAGCAATATACTTTGATAGATTTTTGGCTCACAGATCCCATCACTTTTTCTGGTGGCGTCTGTCTTATCCCAGGACTTGCCGACTGCTGGAAGAGCTCCCATCCAGTAGGCATCTCTTATGGTAACGTTTTATAAGAACTGAGAGGTTCTGTACATAATTTTTTGCAAAAATCATTATGAATGGGATCCATGTGTAAACACCAGTTCAATACCATGGCAGGTTGTTAAGaggcaaaaaacaaaaaaaaaaaaaaaaaaagggatcaaGTGCGATCGCATGGTACAACTTATAAGAAAAAACATTGGATGCATTTGAGTAGGGATTGCGACAATCAATGATATCCAACCTTAATGTGCAAGGTAGAACAATTGCACTTAAATGTAAGAGTAATCCAAAATGGGTTCATTTTCAACGTTTTGTTCTGCAACTCCTAGATACTAATACACCACTAGGAGGTGCAGTCACCACGATACTGCATTTACCGTACAACCAGTAAGAGTAGCGAAGAAAACTTCCCAGATTAGATCTTGTCCTGAAGTAACCCTTTAGTTGAAATTCGATTCCATTGTTCTGAATCTGCTCACTGAGCTTTAGGCTGTCTTTTATTGGCAGCCGAACCTGACTGGTAACCATATGAACATCTGCAAACATGGTCTGCCTGCTTGCTACTGAGAAAGGATAAATGGCCCGGCTGGCAATAAGGGTGTCTTCGTAGTAGAGATTAACGACCAAATAACTGAAGTCCACATGCACCTTCTTGTTTGGATTTGTGAAGTTTGCCAACACGGTGACATCAGCATTGAGTAGATAGCCCATGTCAAGATATGCAGCATTCAGAGTGACACTTGATACGTCGAAACGTGGGCTTCGTGGGCGGAAGAGCATATAGACTATAAGGACGACTAGGCCTCCAACAATTATAATGACCCAGAAAATTACACAGAAGACTGCAGTAAACCATATCAAAGGTTTAGTTTTTTGAGGCTCTGGCACCCGCAAACCGGATGGGCGATGCAAAGGGTCAGTCCAGCGTCGGAAATGTTGCGGTGAAGAAATCTCGGGGTGAGCCGGTGGCTCAGGGTGTTGCTGTGAAGCATGTTCTGGTGAAGGACCAAATTGAACCCGTCGCTCAGGCTGTTGCCGTGAATGAGCGGGATCAGGCCCCGCCTGGGGCTCGGGATGTTGCTGGGAAGGAAAGAAGTGAGCCCGTGGCTGTCGCCGTGAACGAGTGGGATCAGCCTGGGGCTCAGGATGTTGCTGGGAAGGCAAAGGCCGTCGCTCAGGGTGTTGCCGTGAATGAGCGGGATCAGGCCCCGCCTGGGACTCGGGATGTTGCTGAGCCCGCTTCTGTCGCCGTGAACGAGCGGGATCAGCCTGGGGCTCAGGATGTTGCTGGGAAGGCAAAGGGTGAGCCCGTGGCTGGGGCGGTTGTTGGTGTGGAAGAAAATGAGGATTCGATTCATGTTGTCGATGCATGGGTAAGTGACAGTTGAAAATGAGGAGCTTGCAGAAGAGAGAATACGAAGAATGGGTTGTAGTTCGGAAGATGACTTCATGATAAACCCAAGGAGGTGGATTCATGAAAAGGCAAAGAATCAGACATTAGCTAAGCATAAGAGGCAAGTAATCTTCTTGACACCTTTTTGTGAGCAACATTGTTAATGAAGGCTTCCCACTCAACCAATGGCAAACTGTGCCTgttatgattttcaaaattataatctCCTCCCCCTAAGATGTTCATGGTTTttctttaaagaattttaaCCTTTTCCCCTGTTTTCAGATATGGAAAACAGATTTCAAAATTggctttaatttattttccttggtGTAATCAAACCTACCGAGCAGCTTTCGGTTtctgtagattttttgttcccTTTTAACCAATTTGATGGGTACCAATCAGCGAAGTACATGCTATAGCTAAATTCTCGGGAGCAATGTTCTTGCTTCCAGAGCCAAAAGCAGAGCATGCTGCTTTCTCCGTTCTTCGTGAACACTGCCATCACAAAACCACTATAATTTACCACATCACCACTAAAAACCTCCTAAAacccaaagaaagaaagaataaaacaaaagcAAAGCGAAAAACCCGTAAAGCCAACCACACCATCACCCTCAGCATCTTGCCCATACAACCAtccctttattttcctttttcctttttcaaggTTACGTAACCCAGTCCACATTCCTCTCTTGCATATGGTAAAACATGCTTCTAAATTTCCCTCTCCACCATTCAAATTAAGAAGCAAAAAAGTTGCCATTTTATATGCAATAAATAGATTTAATCAGCACCTAACAAAAGTGGCGCAACCCACAAACCAGAAGCAAATAAGTTGCCTTTCCCCAAATTTAGTTTCAAATAACATAAGTAGTCTCTAAAATCTAAAATCATCCTAGTTGGGACATTATGGGGACACATACATCAAAAAATCACTTCATTCTGCTTCAATGAGACTTGTGAAAAGAGGGGGGGTGGAGTCTCTCCGCAGAATTCAATGAATGCATTCTTCAATGTAGCTGCACAGTAGAAAAACCTGCTCTGCAGAAGAGAGTAAATTGTTTTCTGGCTAGAATAGTTTAGTTCGCTAAAGGTCAATGATTTAATTGGTAATTCAGTTGAGGAATATCAGGGCTGAAACTTCATGGTTGAGAACAGATCAAGCAATCATCAAAAGACAGTTGCTCAAatctttcatctttttttgTGGAATCATTTTAACCTCGCTGTAGAATGATTGACTCACATTGCTGAGATGTATTTGACTCCTTGACCATCCTTAGGATTAGGAATTACCTTCCCTCTTAAAATCAGCATGCAGAGATGATCTTTCCTATTAAGATCAGTAAACAATGCAACTAACTGGATTGCGGTCAATTTGATGAGGTCACTGCTCGATGTCCACCCTTTAAATTACttccttctttttcctttttcaaccTCTGCTATACATATTAATGATGATTGTCAATTCAGCCCCAGAAtaggaagaaggaaaaaaagaaaaaataaacaataaaaaatcagCTTGGCCTAGGCATCAATTTCATGTGTTTATATAGAAAGCAATACCTCAGCACTTAGATTCCTTGCTTAGATTTGACATAATGGTGGTCCTCCCCTCCAGTTCTCAACAATAGATTTGTTTCTGAGATTTCTCCGGCCAGCCTAAGAACCTCGATGGCCTCAATGCATGCCTAAGAATATGAATGGTTTCTAGTAGATGAGTTTAGTTCCTTATACATCATCagagagagagacagacagAGTGGGTTGATTGGTGAATGTAGGGTCATGCATCAGGAACAAAGTAAAAGTATTTCACATTTTCAAACCATACATGGATGAAAATAGCTAAGATGTAAGCAGAAAAGAGATTAACtagtgaaataaataaaacccaTTAGTatgataatataatttatacaatAGGATATCAAATGAAGTAAAACTAATATGCAATGAGACTGATCATTGATCAGCATAATATCAGAAAACTAGGAATATAAAAGCAATAATCCATGTCGGTCAGATGCATCAACCTATGTTGGCTTAAAGCCCATGTACAGTGACCAGGTTGGACCTGAAGGGTTGGCCACAATGTTTTGAGGGTCCATGGACACCATAACAGCATCTCACTGAGTCCTGAGGTTTTAGATCAGTTAGGAGTACACTGGAATCAGCAAATGCTCCATTGctaattatttgttttagtaACATATGTGTTGTTTTAAGCAGTAGGAGATGGAGAAGAAGGACCATTGATGAGGGACAACTTCAATAGTTTGTGGGTGAGATGGTGCCATCCATTGCTCAAGGCAGCAATAAATGAGTTCTATAAAACTAAGGTTCACCATTTTAAGTGTTATTTACAACATTCATGAaggaaaaattaaattgttggCCAGTGAGGACATGGATGAAATGAAatccaacaaaagaaaaaaggaggaATATCAGCAACTTGAACATCTATATATGGTTAGAGACGAACAACATGAGGCAGTTGCTAATGCACAAGGATCATCTTAACAAATAAGAGATTGCATCCCCAAGCTTATGGATTGCATGACTTAGGAGAGATATGATACCAATACCAAAGATCTCTCAACTCAACTTTAAGTTAGAAATACATGGCAAAGGTGGTCGTTGATAAAAGCATCAATGTAATTTCGAAGGTGGTTATTGGCAAATTTATAGATATAGTTTCCACAGAAGAAGTAGTAGTACTACGACTACTACTACTACTTTGGCAAATGTATAGATACAGTTTCTGCAGTAGTAGTAATACAACTActattactactactactactttGGCAAATGCATAGATATAGTTTTACTACTACTAATACTAATACTAGTAATAGTAGTACTACTATTgcaaacaataataataatgttataAATACTACTactaataatgaaataatattaatattaatactaCTACcactactaataataataatggtgatgatgatgatgatgataataatgataatgataataatgctAATATTAATAATACAACTTACTTGAAATAATCCAGAAAGCTGACTGTTGTCACTCTCTGAAAGGCACCTCACCTAAATCAGAACTTAAAATATCAGTTTTAGGACTGCCAATGgcaagataaaataaaaaggaaagcaaGAGTTTAAGCAATAGCAggtatcctttttttttttttttttgataaataagagaTTGTGTTAATAAAAGTGCAAAAGCGCACAAAAGTATACAAGTCGTATACAAAGAGCACCAAgcaaaaaacataacaaaaggTACAAAAAATACTCCCTTCCTCAACCAagacccaaccaatcaatgaaatctcTATAAAAGTATCTCCTATTTCTCACTATTAGCCTTTGATTAGACAATTTCTCACTATCAAAGtatctcctatttctttccttccaaatcatCCAAAAAATGCAAGGAGCAGCTCTCCAAGCCTTAATTCACCTTCTCTCTATAAAAGAACCATGCCACCCTAGGAGGGTCTCCCTAACTAACTTAGAAATGACCCACCAAACACCAAAAATGGAGAACACCAGCTGCCATAATAATCTCGCCTCGTCACAATGAAGAATGATATGATCAATGGACTCTGACTCCCTTTTACACAATGCACACCTATTGGTCAAAATCCACCCTCTTCTTGGAACCTGATCCAAAGTCAAAACCTTTTCCCAACAAGCCTCCCAAGTGAAGAAACTCACCTTTGAAGGAATCCAAGGATTCCAAACCatctttaaattgaaaaaaatagtaCCATtcatctccaacaaagaataaAGCCCCCTAACAAGAACACCCCTTTGTATCGCCCTCCCAAACTATTCTatcatctttctctctcttcactGATTGTCCTTGGAGTTTAGAAAGAAAACGCTCCATAACacccaactcccaatcattcaagTTCCTAACAAAGCGGGTGTTCCAATTTCCTCTTACTCCTCGATACTCCCACAAATCAGCCACTCGTGCCTCTTTAGCATCAGATAAGGCAAACAGGAATAGGAAAGTCTTACAGAAGGGCTCCTCACTACACCATCtgtctttccaaaacttcaccctcTTCCTATTGCCCACCGCAAAGGAAATCATTGAGTTAAAAGCTCCCATGGCTTCATAATCTCTTTCCATACCCTAACACGGTAGGAACCTCTCACCACCCCTGACCTCCATCCTCTTTCCTCCTCTACAAACTTTCCCTTTATGATTTTCTTCCACTACAAATCTCTTTCACTAGCAAAACGCCAACACCACTTACAAAGAAAAGCCTTGTTAAACAACAAAAGAGAACGAATACCTAACCCTCCGTTTGACTTTGCTTTACAAACAATAGACCACTTGACTAAACGTACTTTCTTCTCTAAGgctcctccccacaaaaaatcccttcCAATTTTCTCTAATCTCAACTTTACAACGTTTGGGATGGTGAACAAGGACataaaatagattagtaaactaGTCAGAGTACTTCGAAGTAGAATAAGTCTTCCCTCTTTTGCAATGTGTTGTCTCTTCCATAACGAAAGTCTCCTATGAAACTATTCTTCTACCCATCCCAAACTGCCACTAACTTGTAAGATGCTCCCAAGGGAAGCCCTAGGTAAGAAGAAGACAACTTCCCCACCTTGCACCCAATTTCACAAGCCAACTCTTCCAAATTGTCCACCTCTCCCACTAGGATCATCTCACTCTTCTCCAAATTAGTCTTCAACCCAAATGAAATTGGCGATACGCAAATGAGAAAGAggctttgtggaatcaagtgattagaggaaAATATGGGGAAAATAGAGGGGATTGGTGCTctcgggaagtgagagaggcaCATGGCGTGGAGCTTTGGAAAGGAATAAAGATGGACTGGGAGTTGATGGACACACGGATTTCTTTCAGTGTTGGCAATGGAAggagggtgagattttggagggaTAAATGGTGTGGGGACTCCCCTCTGTGTGAGTCTTTTCCCTCCCTCTTTGCTTTGTCTGTTGAAAAAGAAGCTTGGGTGGCGGAAGTCTGGGATCCCCTGGCTGAGGGGGGATGGGGGGGTTGGAACCCCTGTTTTTCAA contains these protein-coding regions:
- the LOC100261187 gene encoding uncharacterized protein LOC100261187; translation: MNPPPWVYHEVIFRTTTHSSYSLFCKLLIFNCHLPMHRQHESNPHFLPHQQPPQPRAHPLPSQQHPEPQADPARSRRQKRAQQHPESQAGPDPAHSRQHPERRPLPSQQHPEPQADPTRSRRQPRAHFFPSQQHPEPQAGPDPAHSRQQPERRVQFGPSPEHASQQHPEPPAHPEISSPQHFRRWTDPLHRPSGLRVPEPQKTKPLIWFTAVFCVIFWVIIIVGGLVVLIVYMLFRPRSPRFDVSSVTLNAAYLDMGYLLNADVTVLANFTNPNKKVHVDFSYLVVNLYYEDTLIASRAIYPFSVASRQTMFADVHMVTSQVRLPIKDSLKLSEQIQNNGIEFQLKGYFRTRSNLGSFLRYSYWLYGKCSIVVTAPPSGVLVSRSCRTKR
- the LOC100268099 gene encoding serine/threonine-protein kinase AFC2 isoform X1, producing MEMECVTEFPHTHMDRRPRKRPRFAWDAPQLHPKAQPGIYCGQEVGNVTSHGTSRVLSDQASIFVKGLAQKGSPPWRDDDKDGHFMFALGENLTSRYKIHRKIGEGTFGQVLECWDRETKEMVAIKVVRGIKKYREAAMIEVEVLQLLGKYDKSGSRCGQIRNWFDYRNHICIVFEMLGPSLYDFLRKNNYRSFPVDLVREIGRQLLECVAFMHDLHLIHTDLKPENILFVSPEYVKVSDYKVTTRSPKDGICYKKLPRSSAIKVIDFGSTAFECQDHSYIVSTRHYRAPEVILGLGWSYPCDMWSVGCILVELCSGEALFQTHENLEHLAMMERVLGPIPPHMLKRVDRHAEKYVRKGRLDWPEGAISRESIKAVMKLPRLPVCTYGFMALALFCFFNSIFEGPHCEKRMGLFFTPVLVSQICLLPWQNLVMQHVDHSAGDLIDLLQGLLRYDPSNRLTAQDALRHPFFTRDYHSRF
- the LOC100268099 gene encoding serine/threonine-protein kinase AFC2 isoform X3, coding for MVAIKVVRGIKKYREAAMIEVEVLQLLGKYDKSGSRCGQIRNWFDYRNHICIVFEMLGPSLYDFLRKNNYRSFPVDLVREIGRQLLECVAFMHDLHLIHTDLKPENILFVSPEYVKVSDYKVTTRSPKDGICYKKLPRSSAIKVIDFGSTAFECQDHSYIVSTRHYRAPEVILGLGWSYPCDMWSVGCILVELCSGEALFQTHENLEHLAMMERVLGPIPPHMLKRVDRHAEKYVRKGRLDWPEGAISRESIKAVMKLPRLPVCTYGFMALALFCFFNSIFEGPHCEKRMGLFFTPVLVSQICLLPWQNLVMQHVDHSAGDLIDLLQGLLRYDPSNRLTAQDALRHPFFTRDYHSRF
- the LOC100268099 gene encoding serine/threonine-protein kinase AFC2 isoform X2, with amino-acid sequence MEMECVTEFPHTHMDRRPRKRPRFAWDAPQLHPKAQPGIYCGQEVGNVTSHGTSRVLSDQASIFVKGLAQKGSPPWRDDDKDGHFMFALGENLTSRYKIHRKIGEGTFGQVLECWDRETKEMVAIKVVRGIKKYREAAMIEVEVLQLLGKYDKSGSRCGQIRNWFDYRNHICIVFEMLGPSLYDFLRKNNYRSFPVDLVREIGRQLLECVAFMHDLHLIHTDLKPENILFVSPEYVKVSDYKVTTRSPKDGICYKKLPRSSAIKVIDFGSTAFECQDHSYIVSTRHYRAPEVILGLGWSYPCDMWSVGCILVELCSGEALFQTHENLEHLAMMERVLGPIPPHMLKRVDRHAEKYVRKGRLDWPEGAISRESIKAVMKLPRLPNLVMQHVDHSAGDLIDLLQGLLRYDPSNRLTAQDALRHPFFTRDYHSRF